In Paraburkholderia bryophila, a single genomic region encodes these proteins:
- a CDS encoding AraC family transcriptional regulator — protein MNPDLELVHTRRDESFRAWAHDYPHTVAKWHFHPEYEIHVIRASTGKFFVGDFIGDFTPGNLVITGPNLPHNWISEVGEGDTVPSRDVVLQFSRDAVERMAAAFTELHAIVGLIDDAARGIQFPDAVGLAIAPKMLELAVSHGCRRVELLMSIFDRLSSCSERRLLAGPSYDVNAHRYMQSTINQVLSYIQQNLPGTLREADVAELAGMSVSTFTRFFRRHTGCTFVQYQNRLRINEACELLMCSTLSVTEICYRVGFNNLSNFNRQFLATKAMPPSKFRALHQLNEHMIAA, from the coding sequence ATGAATCCAGACCTGGAGTTGGTGCACACGCGGCGCGATGAGTCGTTTCGCGCGTGGGCGCACGATTACCCGCATACGGTGGCCAAATGGCACTTTCATCCGGAGTATGAGATTCATGTGATCCGGGCGTCGACCGGCAAGTTTTTTGTCGGCGATTTCATCGGCGATTTCACGCCGGGCAACCTGGTGATCACCGGACCGAATCTACCGCATAACTGGATCAGCGAAGTGGGCGAGGGCGACACGGTGCCGTCGCGCGACGTGGTGCTGCAGTTTTCGCGCGACGCGGTCGAGCGGATGGCGGCCGCGTTCACCGAACTGCATGCGATCGTCGGCCTGATCGACGACGCCGCGCGCGGCATTCAGTTTCCGGATGCGGTGGGTCTGGCGATTGCGCCGAAGATGCTGGAACTGGCCGTTTCGCACGGTTGTCGCCGCGTCGAACTGTTGATGTCGATCTTCGACCGCCTGTCGTCGTGCAGCGAGCGCAGGTTGCTCGCGGGGCCTTCGTACGATGTCAACGCGCATCGCTACATGCAGTCCACGATCAATCAGGTGCTTTCCTACATTCAGCAGAACCTGCCCGGCACGTTGCGCGAAGCGGATGTCGCCGAGCTGGCCGGGATGAGCGTCAGCACGTTCACGCGCTTTTTTCGACGGCACACCGGCTGCACCTTCGTGCAGTACCAGAACCGGTTGCGTATCAACGAGGCGTGTGAATTGCTGATGTGCTCCACGCTTAGCGTGACGGAGATCTGTTATCGCGTCGGCTTCAATAATCTGTCGAACTTCAATCGTCAATTCCTGGCAACGAAGGCGATGCCGCCGTCGAAATTTCGCGCGCTGCATCAGCTCAACGAACACATGATCGCGGCTTGA
- a CDS encoding ABC transporter ATP-binding protein, whose translation MAKIVCKGLTKHYDGGPPVLHPLDMEIDDGEFVVLLGPSGCGKSTMLRMIAGLEGISGGDLAIGETVVNDLPARERNVAMVFQNYALYPHMTVYDNVAFGLRRLKVPAAEIDRRVREVAAMLNLDALLDRKPRAMSGGQQQRAAIARAMIKTPEVFLFDEPLSNLDAKLRAQLRGDIKRLHQRLKTTTVYVTHDQLEAMTLADRVILMRGGRIEQAGTPSDLYHFPQTLFAAGFIGTPAMNLVAGVVERIGDTCFVDVQGERWPLAGARFAGLQRGQAVKLGIRPNYLKLASAEQEPGMLGLSGNVELIELLGAEALVTFNFAGERMAALIPASDLPQRDSVVTFEFKVADLHVFDASTEQNVSLPVAQRTVQKFGSAPHQDANVQGAALH comes from the coding sequence ATGGCCAAAATCGTTTGCAAAGGTCTGACGAAACACTACGACGGCGGCCCGCCGGTGCTGCATCCGCTCGATATGGAAATCGACGACGGCGAGTTCGTCGTCTTGCTCGGGCCGTCCGGTTGCGGCAAGTCCACGATGTTGCGCATGATCGCGGGTCTCGAAGGAATCAGCGGCGGCGATCTGGCGATCGGCGAGACGGTGGTGAACGACCTGCCGGCGCGCGAGCGCAACGTCGCGATGGTGTTTCAGAACTACGCGCTCTATCCGCACATGACGGTGTACGACAACGTCGCGTTCGGTCTGCGCCGCCTCAAGGTGCCGGCGGCGGAGATCGATCGTCGCGTGCGTGAAGTGGCCGCGATGCTGAACCTCGACGCGTTGCTCGATCGCAAACCGCGCGCCATGTCGGGCGGGCAGCAGCAGCGCGCCGCGATTGCTCGCGCGATGATCAAAACGCCCGAGGTGTTTCTGTTCGACGAGCCGCTGTCCAATCTCGACGCAAAGTTGCGAGCGCAACTACGCGGCGACATCAAGCGTTTGCATCAGCGCCTGAAAACCACCACGGTGTACGTGACGCACGATCAACTCGAGGCCATGACGCTCGCCGATCGTGTGATCCTGATGCGGGGCGGACGGATCGAGCAGGCCGGTACGCCGTCCGATCTTTACCATTTCCCGCAGACGCTGTTTGCCGCAGGCTTCATCGGCACACCGGCGATGAATCTCGTCGCCGGTGTGGTCGAACGAATCGGCGACACCTGTTTCGTCGATGTGCAGGGCGAGCGTTGGCCGCTCGCCGGTGCGCGTTTTGCCGGATTGCAGCGCGGCCAGGCGGTGAAGCTGGGGATCCGGCCGAACTATCTGAAGCTGGCATCCGCCGAACAAGAACCCGGCATGCTCGGGCTTAGCGGCAACGTCGAATTGATCGAACTGCTGGGCGCGGAAGCACTCGTCACGTTCAATTTTGCCGGCGAGCGGATGGCCGCGCTGATCCCGGCGAGCGACTTGCCGCAACGCGATAGCGTGGTAACGTTCGAGTTCAAAGTCGCCGACCTGCACGTTTTCGATGCGAGCACGGAGCAGAACGTCTCCTTGCCCGTTGCGCAGCGCACCGTGCAAAAGTTCGGCAGTGCGCCGCATCAGGACGCGAACGTGCAGGGCGCGGCTTTGCACTGA
- a CDS encoding NAD(P)-dependent alcohol dehydrogenase has product MKALVLEEARQLALRDIDLPLDVGPRDVRIKIHTVGVCGSDVHYYTHGRIGPFKVEAPMVLGHEASGTVVETGSEVTHLRVGDRVCMEPGVPQFDSPATMRGLYNLDPAVRFWATPPIHGCLTPYVVHPAAFTFRLPDNVSFAEGAIVEPLSIGLQAAKKAAMKPGDVAVVIGAGTIGAMTALAALAGGASRVILADVIKEKLALFAGNPAVTTVNVREQKLTDVVQDVTTGWGADVVFEASGNAKVYDDLFDLLCPGGCAVLVGMPVDRVLLDVVAMQAKEARLESVFRYANVFPRALALISSGMIDVKPFISRKFAFADGLKAFEEAAAGHPNDVKIQIEMD; this is encoded by the coding sequence TTGAAAGCCCTCGTACTCGAAGAAGCGCGCCAGCTCGCGCTGCGCGATATCGATCTGCCGCTCGACGTCGGCCCGCGCGACGTCAGGATCAAGATTCATACGGTCGGCGTGTGCGGTAGCGACGTGCATTACTACACGCATGGGCGCATCGGTCCATTCAAGGTCGAAGCGCCGATGGTGCTCGGTCATGAAGCGTCCGGAACGGTGGTTGAAACCGGCAGCGAGGTCACGCATCTGCGGGTGGGCGACCGCGTCTGCATGGAGCCGGGCGTGCCGCAATTCGATTCGCCCGCGACGATGCGCGGTCTCTACAACCTGGACCCCGCCGTGCGTTTCTGGGCGACACCGCCGATTCACGGCTGTTTGACGCCGTATGTGGTGCATCCGGCGGCCTTCACGTTCCGGCTGCCGGATAACGTGTCGTTCGCGGAGGGCGCGATTGTCGAGCCGTTGTCGATCGGCTTGCAGGCCGCAAAGAAGGCAGCCATGAAACCCGGCGACGTCGCTGTCGTGATCGGCGCCGGCACGATCGGTGCGATGACCGCACTGGCCGCGTTGGCGGGCGGCGCATCGCGCGTGATTCTCGCTGACGTGATCAAGGAAAAACTGGCGCTGTTCGCCGGCAATCCGGCCGTGACAACAGTGAACGTACGCGAGCAGAAGCTGACCGACGTCGTTCAGGACGTCACCACAGGCTGGGGCGCCGACGTCGTGTTCGAAGCGAGCGGCAACGCGAAGGTCTACGACGATCTGTTCGATCTACTTTGCCCCGGCGGCTGCGCGGTGCTGGTCGGCATGCCGGTCGACCGTGTGCTGCTCGACGTCGTCGCGATGCAGGCGAAAGAGGCGCGCCTCGAATCGGTGTTCCGTTACGCGAATGTATTCCCGCGTGCTCTGGCGCTGATCAGCTCAGGCATGATCGACGTGAAGCCGTTCATCTCGCGCAAGTTCGCGTTCGCCGACGGCCTCAAGGCGTTCGAAGAGGCGGCGGCGGGGCACCCGAACGACGTCAAGATTCAGATCGAAATGGATTGA
- a CDS encoding carbohydrate ABC transporter permease: MGRLISRGAAWSFGLALALVAVFPIFWAFLNSLKNLLDIVTPTPRFIFTPTLDNYRQVVSSPEVLIGLGNSLSIVGFAVLLGALLGVPAAYVIARYHVPGKRDIQFFLLSLRFLPPVAVAIPLIAIWVDLGLYDTKLSMVVTYLLVTLSTITWLSIPVFQRLPREVEEAATLDGYGPYGVFWRIALPISATTLMGGIVFSFVLVWNELMIALALTSSRSATLPVVASAFTSLGQEVPWGVINASTVLLALPPIIFVGVLSRLLNSMLKGK; encoded by the coding sequence ATGGGAAGACTGATTTCTCGCGGCGCTGCGTGGTCGTTCGGCCTGGCGCTTGCGCTGGTGGCCGTGTTTCCGATCTTCTGGGCGTTCCTCAATTCGCTGAAGAACCTGCTCGACATCGTCACGCCGACGCCGCGTTTCATCTTTACGCCGACGCTCGACAACTACCGCCAGGTCGTGTCGAGCCCCGAGGTGCTGATCGGACTGGGCAATAGTTTGTCGATCGTGGGTTTCGCGGTGCTGCTTGGTGCGTTGCTCGGCGTGCCTGCTGCCTATGTGATTGCGCGGTATCACGTGCCGGGCAAGCGCGACATTCAGTTCTTTCTGCTGTCGCTGCGGTTCTTGCCGCCGGTGGCGGTCGCGATTCCGTTGATTGCGATCTGGGTCGATCTGGGCTTGTACGACACCAAACTTTCCATGGTGGTGACGTATCTGCTGGTCACGCTGTCCACCATCACCTGGCTGTCGATCCCGGTGTTTCAGCGTCTGCCGCGCGAAGTCGAAGAGGCGGCCACGCTGGATGGCTACGGCCCGTACGGCGTGTTCTGGCGGATCGCGTTGCCGATCAGCGCCACCACGCTGATGGGCGGCATCGTGTTCAGCTTCGTGCTGGTCTGGAACGAACTGATGATCGCGCTGGCGCTGACTTCGTCGAGAAGCGCGACGCTGCCGGTGGTCGCGTCCGCGTTCACGTCGCTCGGGCAGGAAGTGCCGTGGGGCGTGATCAACGCGTCCACGGTGCTGCTCGCGTTACCTCCGATCATTTTCGTCGGCGTGCTGAGCCGGCTGTTGAACTCAATGCTCAAAGGCAAGTAA
- a CDS encoding carbohydrate ABC transporter permease, with protein sequence MFNRGKTSLPFVFLGPPLAVMAVLGLVPTIAAINLALRNRVLRYPDSEYVWFRNFARLFSDRRFLNSIEVSALWEIVTVVGAVAVGVLIAIYLFEQIHGRMRGVISLLLIVPVLLPRVSAAFIWKFMYSPLTGILSWLLGLLGVDNTAFLSDPHLALYAVALVDIWQWGLFFAVVVLKLLETLPPEPLEAARLDYARTWQVYAYIALPMLKVPIMSLVFIKMVESLRSFDLVYVMTKGGPGITTETLDMYAYSQGIGLSGKVSYASSMAVLMMVATTLIFTFIWKRVNKWED encoded by the coding sequence ATGTTCAATCGGGGCAAAACCAGCCTGCCGTTCGTATTTCTTGGGCCGCCGCTTGCCGTGATGGCGGTCCTGGGTCTCGTGCCCACTATCGCGGCCATCAATCTCGCGCTGAGGAACCGCGTGCTGCGTTATCCGGACAGCGAGTACGTGTGGTTCCGCAACTTCGCGCGACTGTTTTCGGACCGGCGCTTCCTCAATTCGATCGAGGTCTCGGCGCTCTGGGAAATCGTCACCGTGGTAGGCGCCGTCGCGGTCGGTGTGCTGATCGCCATCTACCTGTTCGAACAGATTCATGGCCGGATGCGCGGTGTCATTTCACTGCTGCTGATTGTGCCGGTGCTGCTGCCGCGCGTGTCGGCGGCCTTTATCTGGAAGTTCATGTATTCGCCGCTCACCGGCATTCTGAGCTGGTTGCTCGGGCTGCTCGGCGTCGACAACACGGCCTTTCTGTCCGACCCGCACCTCGCGTTGTATGCCGTGGCGCTCGTCGACATCTGGCAGTGGGGATTGTTCTTCGCGGTCGTCGTGCTGAAGCTGCTGGAGACGCTGCCGCCCGAACCGCTCGAAGCCGCGCGGCTCGATTACGCGCGTACGTGGCAGGTCTACGCGTACATCGCGTTGCCGATGCTGAAGGTGCCGATCATGAGTCTGGTCTTCATCAAGATGGTCGAATCGCTGCGCTCGTTCGATCTGGTCTATGTGATGACCAAGGGCGGACCGGGCATCACCACGGAAACGCTCGACATGTACGCGTATTCGCAAGGAATCGGCTTGTCCGGGAAAGTGTCCTATGCGTCGAGTATGGCCGTGCTGATGATGGTGGCGACCACGCTGATTTTCACTTTCATCTGGAAGCGGGTGAACAAATGGGAAGACTGA
- a CDS encoding ABC transporter substrate-binding protein, with product MAIPKNIPKAETSVKSIQWLTACAVVGASLPVLATAQTCNVPVLKVLAQKSLGLTVMEKSLPDYEKRSGTKVEINYFGENDRRSKSRLDASTGAGSYQIYYVDEANVAEFASAGWVVPLLKYYPKDADYDDFLPGRRAVASYKGVAYFAPLIGGGDFLFYRRDLLEKAHLPVPKTLDELVADIKKLNAPPNMYGWVARGQRGSGMNVWRWAPFMLAEGGTWTDRNQAAAFNSPGAVKATLLYRDLFKYAPPGAATYDWSNALEAFRSGKVAFMIESTPFADWMEDPTKSSVADKVGYVRPPAPLPSAAYGHGLAISSVGAKDECTRQAAGKFIAWATGKDQEQARLRDNVFSDYNRTSTIKSDYFQKHVKPQILAGLNDTNPVTKVTIWSSPQWPDIGDNLGIALEEIFTGTQPDVQATLNDAVQYAQDAMEHGAKK from the coding sequence ATGGCGATACCAAAGAACATTCCAAAAGCGGAGACAAGCGTGAAATCCATTCAATGGTTGACAGCGTGCGCGGTGGTGGGCGCGAGCCTTCCCGTGCTGGCGACGGCGCAGACCTGCAACGTTCCCGTGCTCAAGGTGCTGGCGCAAAAGAGCCTCGGCCTGACGGTCATGGAGAAGTCGCTGCCGGATTATGAAAAGCGCAGCGGCACCAAGGTTGAAATCAACTACTTCGGCGAAAACGACCGGCGCTCCAAATCGCGGCTGGATGCGTCCACGGGCGCGGGTTCCTATCAGATCTACTACGTCGACGAAGCGAACGTCGCCGAGTTTGCCTCGGCCGGCTGGGTCGTCCCGCTCCTGAAGTACTACCCGAAAGACGCCGACTACGACGACTTCCTGCCCGGCCGGCGCGCGGTGGCGAGCTATAAGGGCGTCGCGTATTTTGCGCCGCTGATCGGCGGCGGCGACTTCCTGTTCTATCGTCGCGACCTGCTGGAGAAAGCGCATCTGCCGGTGCCGAAGACGCTCGACGAACTCGTCGCCGACATCAAGAAGCTCAATGCGCCGCCGAACATGTACGGCTGGGTGGCGCGCGGGCAACGCGGCTCGGGTATGAACGTATGGCGCTGGGCGCCGTTCATGCTCGCCGAAGGCGGCACGTGGACCGACAGGAACCAGGCGGCGGCTTTCAATTCGCCGGGCGCGGTAAAGGCCACGCTGTTGTATCGCGACCTCTTCAAATACGCGCCTCCTGGCGCGGCCACTTACGACTGGAGCAACGCGCTCGAAGCATTCCGCTCCGGCAAGGTCGCGTTCATGATCGAATCGACGCCGTTTGCCGACTGGATGGAAGACCCGACCAAGTCGAGCGTGGCGGACAAGGTGGGCTACGTCAGGCCGCCTGCGCCTTTGCCGTCCGCTGCGTATGGGCACGGTCTGGCGATTTCATCGGTGGGCGCCAAGGACGAATGCACGCGCCAGGCCGCGGGCAAGTTCATTGCCTGGGCGACCGGCAAGGACCAGGAGCAGGCCCGCCTGCGCGACAACGTCTTTAGCGACTACAACCGCACCAGTACGATCAAAAGCGATTACTTCCAGAAACACGTCAAGCCGCAGATTCTCGCCGGCCTGAACGACACCAATCCGGTGACCAAGGTCACGATCTGGTCGAGCCCGCAGTGGCCCGATATCGGCGACAACCTCGGCATTGCGCTGGAGGAGATCTTCACCGGCACGCAACCCGATGTTCAGGCCACCCTGAACGACGCCGTGCAGTACGCGCAGGACGCGATGGAGCACGGCGCGAAGAAGTAA
- a CDS encoding chromate transporter: MSRNLVALFAVFAPLSIVTVGGGQGIIAEVQRQVVDVHHWMTHAQFLSDFAIARLAPGPASLLATLIGWQVGGPGGALVATLALFGPTAFLMYGVVHVWNRHEGARWLNALQAGLRPVAAGLILAAVYVLMKELDGGWIAWLTAAGATVLVMKTRINAIVLIAGGAALFVAVHYAGLL; encoded by the coding sequence GTGTCCAGAAATCTAGTCGCACTGTTCGCCGTCTTCGCTCCGCTTTCGATCGTCACGGTCGGCGGCGGGCAGGGCATCATCGCCGAGGTTCAGCGGCAAGTGGTCGACGTGCATCACTGGATGACGCATGCGCAGTTCCTTAGCGACTTCGCGATCGCACGGCTCGCGCCGGGGCCGGCGTCGTTGCTGGCAACCTTGATCGGCTGGCAGGTCGGCGGTCCGGGCGGCGCACTCGTTGCGACGCTGGCCCTGTTCGGGCCGACGGCGTTCCTGATGTACGGCGTCGTGCATGTGTGGAACCGGCACGAAGGCGCGCGCTGGCTGAACGCATTGCAGGCCGGTTTGCGGCCGGTCGCGGCGGGTCTGATACTCGCGGCGGTCTACGTGCTGATGAAGGAACTCGACGGCGGCTGGATCGCCTGGCTCACCGCCGCGGGCGCCACCGTGCTCGTGATGAAGACGCGCATCAACGCGATCGTGTTGATCGCGGGCGGCGCCGCGTTATTCGTGGCAGTGCATTACGCGGGTCTGCTGTAG
- a CDS encoding chromate transporter — MKREDLASRKGPSSGDVSALGLFLIFTRIGLTSFGGGLSGWFLREFVQDRQWLTEEEFLDGLALSQALPGVNVKNLAIWIGYRLLGWRGAVAGFCGIVFPPAVTIVLLGVFFSAIAYLPLTHIALAGAAAAAIGLSLSMAITAARRLPRRLFPYLVLIATFAAAALFRVSLVWTVLIAGALSVGYEYLRSPPQQQQ, encoded by the coding sequence GTGAAGCGCGAGGACCTCGCGTCACGCAAGGGGCCATCGTCCGGCGACGTGAGCGCGCTCGGGCTCTTCCTGATTTTTACCCGCATCGGACTGACGAGTTTCGGCGGCGGCCTGAGCGGCTGGTTCCTGCGCGAGTTCGTGCAGGACCGGCAGTGGCTGACCGAAGAGGAATTTCTCGACGGCCTCGCGTTATCGCAGGCGCTGCCCGGCGTCAACGTCAAGAATCTGGCCATCTGGATCGGCTATCGCCTGTTGGGCTGGCGCGGCGCGGTCGCTGGATTTTGCGGCATCGTGTTTCCGCCGGCGGTGACGATCGTGCTGCTCGGCGTGTTCTTCTCCGCGATCGCCTACCTGCCGCTCACGCATATCGCGCTGGCCGGCGCGGCGGCAGCGGCCATCGGGTTGTCCTTGAGCATGGCGATCACGGCGGCTCGCAGACTGCCGCGCCGACTGTTTCCGTATCTCGTGCTGATCGCCACCTTCGCGGCGGCCGCGTTGTTTCGCGTGTCGCTCGTGTGGACCGTGCTGATCGCCGGTGCGCTAAGCGTCGGCTATGAATATCTCCGTTCGCCACCACAGCAACAGCAGTAA
- a CDS encoding zinc-finger-containing protein, which translates to MRVGRPVKALPQPDCDYCGTRAVLARSGDESYPYRDDHGPVWICAACQAWIGIHARSTRNVPLGRLADAALRDAKSRLHDVLEPLVAGKIRRDRVNPFEARAKAIRWVAEQLAFDPLPASIHNLSLEQCEQAIAHVEAFIAQRRGAAPDDRA; encoded by the coding sequence TTGCGTGTAGGCCGCCCCGTCAAAGCCCTTCCCCAACCCGATTGCGATTACTGCGGCACGCGTGCCGTGCTCGCGCGCAGCGGGGACGAGAGCTATCCGTATCGTGACGATCACGGCCCGGTGTGGATCTGCGCCGCGTGTCAGGCGTGGATCGGCATTCACGCGCGCAGCACGCGTAACGTGCCGCTCGGGCGGCTCGCCGACGCCGCGCTGCGCGACGCCAAAAGCCGCCTGCACGATGTGCTCGAACCGTTGGTCGCGGGCAAGATCCGGCGTGACCGGGTGAATCCGTTCGAAGCGCGCGCGAAGGCGATCCGCTGGGTGGCCGAACAACTCGCGTTCGATCCGCTGCCGGCGTCGATCCATAACCTCTCGCTGGAACAATGCGAGCAGGCGATCGCCCACGTCGAGGCTTTCATCGCGCAGCGCCGCGGCGCGGCGCCGGACGATCGCGCTTGA
- a CDS encoding MFS transporter, producing MSTPSDPARLWKTIVSTVIGGTFEWFDFMVYSYFSSMIARVFFPTVDRSGALLLTFATFAVGFLVRPLGGVLMGMAADRVGRVKVLSWIMVLMSVGSLILGLTPGFATLGLLAPLLVVIGRLVQGFAVGAQFALSSVTIYEVAPPGRKMFYGSFNMLSIGVAAMLSSGCSYLLSKHLSHADLTAWGWRVPFLIGALVGPIGFYIRHHVDESDEFHRMQARPAARAPVRERMRDFVRDNGDAVVCAMGVMIAGTSLNYVWNAYLPTYAQMQLHLSLSSSLQGVFVTSIVMCVLSPVFGLLADRVGAYRLFFFFIAGWLICVFPLFAYLLAEPTESSLMVVRLIGILFLTLQGAAHPGMLVKIFTVQGRSTGVAISYNTSVMLFGGLAPFYISLVAHFTDARFIPPSYLFGTGVLAILLVLGTRTGRRVLQADREERGHHTAREAGMQRENSTGDAV from the coding sequence ATGTCCACCCCAAGCGATCCGGCCAGGCTCTGGAAAACCATCGTGTCGACCGTGATCGGCGGCACGTTCGAGTGGTTCGACTTCATGGTGTACTCGTATTTTTCGAGCATGATCGCGCGGGTGTTTTTTCCTACCGTCGATCGTAGCGGGGCGTTGCTGCTGACGTTCGCGACGTTCGCGGTCGGCTTCCTGGTGCGTCCGCTCGGCGGTGTGCTGATGGGCATGGCCGCGGACCGCGTCGGACGCGTCAAGGTGCTGTCGTGGATCATGGTCCTGATGTCGGTGGGCTCGCTGATACTGGGGCTGACGCCGGGGTTCGCGACGCTGGGGCTGCTCGCGCCGCTGCTGGTGGTGATTGGCCGTCTGGTGCAGGGCTTCGCGGTGGGCGCGCAGTTCGCGCTGTCGTCGGTGACGATTTACGAGGTCGCGCCGCCCGGACGCAAGATGTTTTACGGCAGCTTCAATATGCTGTCGATCGGCGTGGCGGCGATGTTGTCGTCGGGGTGCAGCTACCTGCTGTCGAAACATTTGTCGCATGCGGATCTGACGGCGTGGGGCTGGCGTGTGCCGTTCCTGATCGGCGCGCTGGTCGGGCCAATCGGCTTCTATATTCGCCATCACGTCGACGAGTCGGACGAATTTCACCGCATGCAGGCGCGGCCCGCGGCACGCGCGCCGGTGCGCGAACGGATGCGCGATTTTGTGCGCGATAACGGCGACGCCGTGGTGTGCGCGATGGGCGTGATGATCGCCGGCACCTCGCTGAACTACGTGTGGAATGCGTATCTGCCGACCTATGCGCAGATGCAGTTGCATCTGTCGCTGAGTTCGTCGCTGCAAGGGGTGTTCGTCACGAGCATCGTGATGTGCGTGCTGTCGCCGGTGTTCGGCTTGCTGGCGGATCGTGTCGGCGCGTACCGGCTGTTTTTCTTCTTTATCGCCGGCTGGCTGATCTGCGTGTTTCCGCTGTTTGCGTACCTGCTGGCCGAGCCCACCGAGAGCAGTCTGATGGTCGTGCGACTTATCGGCATTCTGTTCCTGACGCTGCAGGGCGCTGCGCATCCGGGGATGCTGGTAAAGATTTTCACCGTGCAGGGGCGCTCGACCGGCGTGGCCATTTCGTACAATACGTCGGTCATGCTGTTCGGCGGGCTGGCGCCGTTCTATATCTCGCTGGTGGCGCACTTCACGGATGCGCGCTTCATTCCGCCGAGCTACCTGTTCGGCACGGGCGTGCTGGCGATCCTGCTGGTGCTCGGTACGCGTACCGGGCGGCGGGTGTTGCAGGCGGACCGGGAGGAGCGCGGGCACCACACGGCGCGCGAGGCGGGCATGCAGCGCGAGAATTCAACGGGCGACGCTGTTTAA
- a CDS encoding alpha/beta hydrolase, with protein MLYVPPEVLTPGNDVQLVVAMHGTGRQFTQYRDAFAPFGRWNRCIVLCPLFPVGVRGDGDRNGFKRLIDGDIHYDQVLLDMVGEVGERYGKRFEQFALFGYSGGGQYVNRFAYAHPERLWAVSIGAPGNVTVLDHTKDWWLGLGGFERHFGKPFDLAALQRVPVQMIVGRADLETWEITVPEDSAMYLPGINDAGATRPERLRTLKASFEAAGVCVRFDELANIAHNGMQVVDVVQDFFAQTLRTLRAGG; from the coding sequence GTGCTGTACGTGCCGCCCGAAGTCCTGACGCCTGGCAACGACGTGCAACTCGTGGTCGCGATGCACGGCACCGGCCGCCAGTTCACGCAATACCGCGACGCGTTCGCGCCGTTCGGCCGCTGGAACCGCTGCATCGTGCTGTGTCCGCTGTTTCCGGTGGGCGTGCGCGGCGATGGCGATCGCAATGGTTTCAAGCGTTTGATCGACGGCGATATCCATTACGACCAGGTGCTGCTCGACATGGTCGGCGAAGTGGGCGAACGTTATGGCAAACGCTTCGAACAGTTCGCGCTGTTCGGCTATTCGGGCGGCGGGCAGTACGTGAACCGCTTTGCGTACGCGCATCCGGAGCGGCTGTGGGCCGTGTCGATCGGTGCGCCGGGCAACGTCACCGTGCTCGATCACACGAAAGACTGGTGGTTAGGCCTGGGCGGCTTCGAGCGCCACTTCGGCAAGCCGTTCGATCTGGCCGCATTGCAGCGCGTGCCGGTGCAAATGATCGTCGGCCGCGCGGATCTGGAGACCTGGGAAATCACGGTGCCCGAAGACAGCGCGATGTACCTGCCGGGTATCAACGACGCCGGCGCCACGCGTCCGGAACGGCTGCGCACGCTGAAGGCGTCGTTCGAAGCCGCCGGTGTGTGCGTGCGTTTCGATGAGCTGGCCAATATCGCCCACAACGGCATGCAGGTCGTCGACGTGGTTCAGGATTTCTTCGCGCAGACGTTGCGCACGCTGCGAGCCGGAGGTTAA